A genomic window from Ruminiclostridium cellulolyticum H10 includes:
- a CDS encoding DUF2273 domain-containing protein — protein sequence MNKQVLTDFYNQHKGEILGAAIGFVIAVIVLILGLLKALFIVLCVVFGFYIGKKLYQDKDYIKNLLDRILPPGTYR from the coding sequence ATGAATAAACAGGTATTAACCGATTTTTACAATCAGCATAAGGGTGAAATACTTGGTGCTGCAATTGGTTTTGTAATTGCAGTCATTGTATTGATTCTTGGATTGTTAAAAGCGTTGTTTATAGTATTGTGTGTTGTATTTGGATTCTATATAGGAAAAAAATTGTACCAGGACAAAGACTATATCAAAAATCTTCTTGACAGGATATTGCCGCCTGGTACATACAGATAA
- the amaP gene encoding alkaline shock response membrane anchor protein AmaP → MNIILRVLLAIYAFFLTIASMFAMLVTIKSDILSQAYTYLYNDVLGYRNPSIIMFIVSSIFFCLSLTFLLSGFKPEGDKKAITKYNKNGDIRITLNSIENIALATSRKLNGIRDSKAFVTKVGESVSITVKAIVLPDINIPLLSEDMQQKVKSAVEDCTGVQVDSVRVLVESIFTGYKSSRVE, encoded by the coding sequence ATGAACATAATTCTGCGTGTACTATTAGCTATCTATGCATTTTTTCTGACAATTGCATCTATGTTTGCAATGCTTGTAACAATTAAGTCAGACATATTGTCACAGGCTTATACATACTTATATAACGATGTACTAGGATATCGGAATCCATCTATTATAATGTTCATTGTTTCTTCAATATTTTTCTGTTTGAGTTTGACATTTCTTCTCTCAGGTTTTAAGCCTGAAGGAGATAAAAAAGCTATAACAAAATACAATAAAAACGGCGATATAAGGATTACTTTAAACTCAATTGAGAACATTGCATTAGCTACATCAAGAAAGCTGAATGGAATTCGTGATTCCAAGGCATTTGTTACAAAAGTAGGCGAAAGTGTAAGCATTACCGTGAAAGCAATTGTTCTTCCTGACATAAACATTCCGCTTCTTTCTGAAGATATGCAGCAAAAGGTAAAATCAGCAGTTGAGGATTGTACAGGAGTGCAGGTTGATAGTGTCAGAGTTTTAGTTGAGAGCATTTTCACTGGCTACAAATCCTCAAGAGTTGAGTAG
- a CDS encoding Asp23/Gls24 family envelope stress response protein produces the protein MEENNIIGDYGSVKISEEVVAIIAGIAATDVPGVAGMSGGIAGGIAEILGRKNLSKGVKVEVGEKEAAIDLYIIVEFGARIPEVAWDIQDKVKNSVQNMTGLNVVEVNIHIQGVNFDKEIKKDSETK, from the coding sequence ATGGAAGAAAATAACATAATTGGTGACTATGGTTCGGTAAAAATATCTGAAGAAGTTGTTGCCATTATTGCCGGAATTGCCGCGACTGATGTCCCGGGAGTAGCGGGAATGAGTGGTGGTATAGCAGGAGGCATTGCCGAGATTCTTGGGAGGAAGAACCTTTCAAAAGGAGTAAAAGTTGAAGTCGGAGAAAAAGAGGCAGCTATAGATTTATATATAATAGTTGAATTCGGTGCAAGAATACCCGAAGTAGCATGGGATATACAGGACAAGGTGAAAAATTCGGTGCAGAATATGACGGGACTTAATGTTGTAGAGGTTAATATTCACATTCAGGGAGTTAACTTCGACAAGGAGATAAAAAAGGATTCCGAAACTAAGTAA
- a CDS encoding SpoIIIAH-like family protein: MNFLKRKQIIVLSLVLMLVIAGYLQYNYNKTSQYSEDDSAQIGDAVYVDNQDASDKENINTAVAGNEEKAATASKEANNFFAQAKMDRDVTRDKDIETMKGIYEDGMASKDVKSKAYEKMMKIVERSQKEANIETLIKEKGFNDVVALFSDDGSVDVVVKAPAISKADWAKIADIVARQGNIPFDKIIIKNMF, translated from the coding sequence ATGAATTTTTTAAAAAGAAAACAAATAATTGTACTTTCCCTTGTATTAATGCTGGTTATCGCAGGATACCTGCAGTACAACTACAACAAAACTTCACAATATAGCGAAGATGACTCCGCTCAAATTGGCGATGCAGTATATGTTGATAATCAGGATGCCTCAGACAAGGAAAACATTAATACTGCGGTTGCTGGGAATGAAGAGAAAGCAGCAACGGCCTCAAAGGAAGCAAACAATTTTTTCGCCCAGGCAAAAATGGATAGGGATGTTACAAGAGACAAGGACATTGAAACCATGAAAGGTATCTATGAAGACGGTATGGCTAGCAAGGATGTAAAATCCAAAGCTTATGAAAAAATGATGAAAATAGTTGAAAGGTCTCAGAAGGAAGCCAATATTGAAACACTTATCAAAGAAAAGGGTTTTAATGATGTAGTTGCATTATTTTCTGATGATGGGAGTGTAGATGTTGTTGTTAAAGCTCCCGCTATATCCAAGGCTGATTGGGCTAAAATAGCTGACATTGTGGCAAGACAGGGAAATATTCCTTTTGATAAGATTATAATCAAGAATATGTTCTGA
- the spoIIIAG gene encoding stage III sporulation protein AG — protein MYKFSNLIANLKKKITADGSKKVIQNTVIVAIIGIILLIAGSVFFQGTDKNEEKVPPQTENGTEAVETLSRKEGETKDELEKSLEAILSQIKGAGKVSVMVTFYSGSESVPVYNTKNSTSDTQEKDKEGGTRSVKQADRENNIIFEESDGVKKPYITKELLPKVKGVVIVADGAKDAEVRSSLAKATEALFEVASHKIQVFERNKN, from the coding sequence ATGTATAAATTTAGTAACCTTATAGCGAATTTGAAAAAGAAAATAACTGCTGATGGGAGTAAAAAGGTAATTCAAAATACGGTAATAGTGGCAATAATAGGAATAATTTTACTCATTGCAGGCAGCGTATTTTTTCAAGGCACAGACAAGAATGAGGAAAAGGTGCCCCCTCAGACCGAAAACGGGACAGAGGCTGTGGAAACATTAAGCCGGAAGGAAGGTGAAACAAAGGATGAACTGGAAAAAAGTCTGGAAGCTATCCTGTCTCAAATCAAGGGAGCAGGCAAGGTTAGTGTTATGGTGACTTTTTATTCAGGTAGTGAATCTGTGCCAGTTTATAACACGAAAAACAGTACAAGCGACACACAGGAGAAAGACAAGGAAGGAGGTACAAGGTCAGTTAAACAGGCGGACAGGGAAAATAATATTATTTTTGAAGAAAGCGACGGAGTAAAAAAACCATACATAACAAAGGAACTGCTTCCAAAAGTAAAGGGTGTTGTTATAGTTGCAGACGGTGCCAAAGATGCAGAGGTCAGAAGTAGTTTGGCAAAAGCTACTGAAGCACTTTTTGAAGTAGCTTCTCACAAAATACAGGTCTTTGAGAGAAATAAAAACTAA
- a CDS encoding stage III sporulation protein AF yields the protein MLDFLKSWIINIVTITIILVLFEIIMPSGKIKKIISLIAGFILLIAVINPFLALKNKNFNLGQNVISDSMYIDKNELEASSRLLKDKQMKQVSQVYKKKVITSIQEQAQKVEGVSQAKADIEINEDYSSNKFGEITRVNLQIKRGKKQSDSVRINSVIPVKKIDISLPFVNGKSKKKVEGPTDNENKKITEQVKQTINKSFEIHKDNIIVTVN from the coding sequence ATGCTTGATTTTTTGAAAAGCTGGATTATCAATATTGTAACAATAACAATCATTCTTGTTTTATTTGAAATAATAATGCCCTCAGGAAAAATAAAAAAAATTATAAGTCTTATAGCAGGGTTCATATTACTTATTGCTGTAATAAACCCGTTTTTAGCCCTTAAGAATAAAAATTTCAACCTCGGACAGAATGTTATATCAGATAGCATGTATATCGATAAAAATGAATTAGAAGCCAGCAGCAGACTCTTAAAGGACAAGCAGATGAAACAGGTATCCCAGGTATACAAGAAAAAAGTAATCACCAGTATACAGGAACAGGCTCAGAAAGTTGAAGGAGTATCACAAGCAAAAGCGGATATTGAAATCAACGAGGACTACTCTTCGAATAAATTCGGTGAAATAACCAGGGTAAATTTGCAGATAAAACGAGGGAAAAAACAGTCTGACAGTGTAAGAATAAATTCCGTAATACCTGTTAAAAAGATTGATATTTCATTACCCTTTGTAAATGGAAAAAGTAAAAAGAAAGTTGAAGGACCCACAGATAATGAAAATAAAAAAATCACTGAACAAGTAAAGCAGACCATTAATAAATCCTTTGAAATTCATAAAGACAACATTATTGTTACCGTAAATTAA
- the spoIIIAE gene encoding stage III sporulation protein AE, whose amino-acid sequence MKLQKLVFTVLLIITVFFPLHVHAETIRQNTGSSTGNEQILDDQLKDSSGISDSVRKYYTGDSQELFPDFDPGKIVSDAAKGNLNFSFSGVINGLIKYLLKEVFLNADILIKIIVLCIICAILKNLQNSFLSESVGEMAFFVCYIVLVSVLMVSFSMAMKMCMEIIDNMVSFMHSIIPLLITLLATSGSISSAGVFQPVLVMLIEIGATVIKNFFIPLIFIVTILNIVNNISDKIQLTKLAGFMKQICTWGLGFILTIFIAIVSIQGSMGAVVDGVTSKTAKFALGTFIPVVGKYLADAADTVVGCTLVIKNASGLIAMIGILIICLAPLLKILAMVVLYKLACAFVEPISDKKITNCLNDMSGSLTYILGVTAAVAVMFLIAITIVISTSNMSAAIR is encoded by the coding sequence ATGAAATTACAAAAACTTGTTTTTACAGTTTTATTGATTATAACAGTTTTCTTCCCGCTACATGTTCACGCAGAAACAATTAGGCAAAATACTGGCAGCAGTACGGGAAATGAACAGATTCTTGACGATCAGCTCAAGGATAGTTCAGGAATAAGCGACAGCGTAAGGAAGTATTATACGGGGGATTCGCAAGAACTCTTTCCAGACTTCGACCCCGGAAAAATTGTTTCTGATGCGGCAAAAGGGAACTTGAATTTCAGCTTTTCAGGAGTAATTAATGGATTAATAAAATATCTTCTTAAAGAAGTTTTTTTAAACGCAGACATATTAATAAAGATAATAGTACTTTGTATCATATGTGCAATTCTTAAAAATCTTCAAAATTCTTTTCTTAGTGAAAGTGTAGGCGAAATGGCATTTTTTGTATGCTACATAGTATTGGTTTCGGTATTAATGGTAAGCTTCAGTATGGCTATGAAAATGTGTATGGAAATTATCGATAATATGGTGTCGTTCATGCATTCCATTATACCTCTGCTAATAACGCTTCTTGCCACATCAGGAAGTATATCTTCGGCAGGTGTTTTCCAACCGGTACTTGTAATGCTGATTGAAATAGGTGCTACAGTAATTAAAAATTTTTTCATCCCTTTGATTTTCATTGTGACTATTCTGAACATCGTAAACAATATTTCCGATAAGATTCAATTGACCAAGCTGGCAGGATTTATGAAACAAATCTGTACCTGGGGACTGGGGTTTATCCTGACAATATTTATAGCAATAGTATCAATACAGGGGTCAATGGGTGCGGTTGTAGATGGTGTAACAAGCAAAACAGCAAAATTCGCACTTGGAACCTTTATTCCGGTTGTGGGAAAGTATCTGGCAGATGCAGCAGATACGGTTGTAGGCTGTACTCTTGTAATAAAAAATGCATCAGGACTTATAGCAATGATAGGAATTCTCATAATCTGTCTTGCACCTCTTTTGAAAATCCTTGCCATGGTTGTGTTGTACAAGCTGGCCTGTGCATTTGTAGAGCCAATATCAGATAAGAAGATCACAAACTGTCTTAATGACATGTCAGGCTCATTAACATACATCTTGGGAGTAACAGCCGCTGTAGCAGTAATGTTTCTTATAGCCATAACAATTGTAATAAGTACCTCAAACATGTCGGCAGCAATAAGGTAG
- the spoIIIAD gene encoding stage III sporulation protein AD, whose protein sequence is MDILQIVCIGIVAVALSSVIKAQKPELALQVSLITGILIFMLVVVKLSAVIDFIKTFSQKADIDSEYISILLKIVGIAYISEFGAEVCKDAGESSIASKIELAGKVTIVVLAVPIITSLLDLVVKLMP, encoded by the coding sequence ATGGATATACTTCAGATTGTTTGTATTGGTATAGTTGCGGTAGCACTTTCGTCTGTTATAAAGGCACAGAAACCGGAGCTTGCTTTGCAGGTAAGCCTTATTACCGGGATTCTAATATTTATGCTTGTAGTAGTAAAGCTTTCCGCAGTGATAGATTTTATAAAAACCTTCAGCCAGAAGGCAGACATAGACTCTGAATATATTTCAATTTTGCTTAAAATAGTTGGAATAGCATATATTTCAGAGTTTGGAGCAGAGGTTTGTAAAGATGCCGGAGAATCGTCAATTGCATCCAAAATAGAACTTGCAGGTAAGGTTACCATAGTGGTTCTGGCAGTACCAATAATAACATCACTCCTAGACCTGGTAGTAAAGCTGATGCCATAG
- the spoIIIAC gene encoding stage III sporulation protein AC, whose amino-acid sequence MEVDLIFKIAAIGILVSVLNQVLIRSGREEQAMMTTLAGIVVVLLMVSKQIAGLFEAVKTMFQF is encoded by the coding sequence ATGGAAGTGGATCTCATATTTAAAATTGCAGCAATAGGCATATTAGTTTCGGTATTAAATCAGGTTTTAATCAGGTCTGGAAGAGAAGAACAGGCTATGATGACTACCCTTGCAGGAATTGTAGTAGTCCTTTTAATGGTATCAAAACAAATTGCAGGTCTTTTTGAAGCTGTTAAGACCATGTTCCAGTTTTAA
- the spoIIIAB gene encoding stage III sporulation protein SpoIIIAB: MIIKIIGSVLLICATSLIGFSLAADCSKRPKVLRELQVLLQMLENEISYLSNLLAQSFERIYTSSKTDASLIFKEAAENLSLPGITADTAWEKAVENTYSKLGLNKEDKGILITFGKMLGSSDLEGQINNINLVSSQLKLQEMKAEQMRQKNEKMYKSLGVLSGLAIVVVLF; the protein is encoded by the coding sequence ATGATTATAAAAATTATCGGTTCAGTACTCCTTATATGTGCTACCAGTCTTATTGGCTTTTCTCTGGCAGCAGACTGCTCAAAGAGGCCTAAAGTATTAAGAGAGCTTCAAGTTTTACTACAAATGTTAGAGAATGAGATAAGCTATTTGTCAAATTTGTTGGCACAATCCTTTGAAAGAATATATACAAGCTCCAAAACTGATGCCTCCCTAATCTTCAAGGAAGCGGCCGAAAACCTCTCCTTGCCCGGAATAACGGCGGATACAGCATGGGAAAAGGCTGTGGAGAATACTTACTCAAAGCTGGGCTTAAATAAGGAAGATAAGGGCATTTTGATTACCTTTGGTAAAATGCTTGGAAGTTCAGACCTGGAAGGGCAGATCAATAATATAAATCTTGTCTCATCTCAATTGAAGCTTCAGGAAATGAAAGCAGAGCAAATGAGACAAAAAAATGAAAAAATGTACAAAAGCCTTGGGGTCTTAAGCGGACTGGCAATAGTAGTCGTATTATTTTAG
- the spoIIIAA gene encoding stage III sporulation protein AA, which yields MTTAQFFESKSIKGEILPFLIPGIRAVIQNINVNELNNLEEIRLRAGKPLMVFYKRNDWFVAENGRLSRSLSEAYMVDQKEIVKTLELMSENSIYAYQDEIKSGYLTLRGGHRIGLSGRVVLQEGKIRNIKDFNGINIRIAREVKGCANHIIKYIIKNNSDTYNTLIVGPPQCGKTTILRDLSRMLSSGETEYGFSGMKVGIVDERSEIAACCKGVPQSDVGYRTDVMDGCPKALGMEMLLRSMSPEIIITDEIGTHGDKEAILKVLNSGIKIIASAHGYNITELKMREELLSLIKSAAFERYIVLSSRNGPGTLEEVVDAGMTPIYRLLS from the coding sequence ATGACTACCGCACAATTTTTTGAATCAAAATCTATTAAGGGCGAAATACTGCCTTTTCTCATTCCCGGTATCAGGGCTGTAATTCAAAACATAAACGTTAATGAACTCAACAATCTGGAAGAAATAAGATTGCGGGCAGGAAAGCCCTTAATGGTTTTTTATAAAAGAAATGACTGGTTTGTTGCTGAAAACGGCCGCCTGTCAAGGTCTTTAAGCGAGGCATATATGGTGGACCAGAAAGAGATAGTCAAAACACTGGAACTTATGAGTGAAAATTCCATTTATGCATATCAGGATGAAATAAAATCAGGTTACCTTACTTTGCGCGGAGGACACAGAATAGGACTCAGCGGCAGGGTTGTGCTTCAGGAGGGAAAAATAAGAAATATAAAGGATTTTAACGGGATAAACATACGTATAGCAAGAGAGGTCAAGGGATGTGCAAATCATATAATAAAATACATAATCAAAAACAACTCCGACACATATAACACGCTTATCGTCGGGCCGCCCCAATGCGGTAAAACCACTATACTAAGAGATTTATCCAGGATGTTAAGCAGTGGAGAGACAGAATATGGTTTTAGTGGTATGAAGGTTGGGATAGTTGATGAAAGGTCTGAAATCGCTGCATGCTGTAAGGGGGTTCCTCAGAGTGACGTAGGATATAGAACTGATGTAATGGATGGCTGCCCAAAAGCCTTGGGTATGGAAATGCTTTTAAGAAGCATGTCGCCGGAAATAATAATTACAGACGAGATAGGAACTCATGGTGACAAGGAAGCCATTCTAAAGGTTCTGAACTCGGGTATTAAAATAATAGCTTCTGCACACGGATATAACATAACAGAGCTTAAAATGAGGGAAGAACTGCTTTCTCTAATTAAATCAGCTGCATTTGAGAGGTACATAGTACTTAGTTCCAGAAATGGGCCCGGTACGCTGGAGGAGGTTGTAGATGCGGGTATGACACCTATTTACCGGTTATTGTCATGA